The Apium graveolens cultivar Ventura chromosome 6, ASM990537v1, whole genome shotgun sequence genome contains a region encoding:
- the LOC141667101 gene encoding protein WHAT'S THIS FACTOR 1 homolog, chloroplastic, translated as MEPKLLMFSPKTSPVVTVFPLSFSYNSCLLQSSKLLPCVSVSSKLPPKSVFLGQNLVLDNHFLNSRKPRVAFPPIRAVVKRRKELPFDNVIQRDKKLKLVLKIQKILVSQPDRVMPLRDLGRFRRELGLQKKRRFIALLKKFPRVFEFEEKGVYSLNFKLTPEAEQLYLEELKVRNEMEDLLVIKLRKLLMMSLDKRILLEKIAHLKTDLGLPLEFRDTICHRYPQYFKVVSTGRGPALDLTHWDPELAVTAAELEEEENRERESARRDLIIDRPPKFSRIKLPKGLKLSKGEMRRIQQFNDMPFISPYSDFSALRPGTAEKEKHSCAVVHEMLSLTVEKRTLVDHLTHFREEFRFSQQLRGMLIRHPDMFYVSLKGERDSVFLRDAYRDSHLVEKNKLLLIKEKLRSLVAVPRVRGSVRPDTRENQESNEAEDGSGVEDEDWSDIDGLMSGGDDEDGDDDDDWSDDEGDDMPPDFDEGEETLKLEPRKQAKQLSGSTKNEDKALSPMFPDGRPRERW; from the coding sequence ATGGAACCTAAGTTGTTGATGTTCTCTCCCAAAACATCACCAGTTGTCACTGTTTTTCCTCTTTCTTTTTCGTACAATTCTTGTTTGCTTCAAAGTTCAAAGCTTTTGCCTTGTGTCTCTGTTTCTTCAAAACTACCACCAAAGTCTGTCTTTTTAGGTCAGAATTTGGTTCTGGATAATCATTTTCTCAATTCAAGAAAACCCCGTGTCGCATTTCCTCCGATTAGAGCTGTTGTTAAGAGAAGAAAAGAGCTTCCTTTTGATAATGTGATTCAAAGAGATAAGAAGCTTAAATTGGTTCTCAAGATTCAGAAGATTTTAGTTAGTCAGCCTGATCGTGTAATGCCGCTTCGCGATTTGGGTAGGTTTAGGAGGGAATTGGGGCTTCAGAAGAAAAGACGATTTATTGCGTTGCTGAAGAAATTTCCAAGAGTTTTTGAGTTTGAGGAAAAAGGGGTTTATTCACTTAATTTTAAGTTGACACCTGAAGCTGAGCAGCTTTACTTGGAGGAGTTAAAAGTTAGAAATGAAATGGAGGATTTGCTGGTTATTAAGTTGAGGAAATTGTTGATGATGTCGTTGGATAAAAGAATTTTGTTGGAGAAGATTGCCCATTTGAAAACTGATCTCGGGCTTCCTTTGGAATTTCGTGACACCATTTGTCACCGATATCCACAATATTTTAAGGTTGTTTCGACTGGACGAGGCCCAGCCTTGGATTTAACTCATTGGGATCCTGAACTCGCTGTCACTGCTGCGGAGCTTGAGGAAGAAGAAAATCGTGAAAGAGAGTCAGCGAGGAGAGATTTAATTATTGACAGACCGCCAAAGTTTAGTAGAATAAAGCTACCAAAAGGTCTTAAGCTTTCTAAAGGGGAGATGAGAAGGATTCAACAGTTTAATGACATGCCTTTTATATCACCTTATTCTGACTTCTCCGCTTTGAGGCCTGGTACAGCAGAGAAAGAAAAGCATTCCTGTGCTGTTGTTCACGAGATGCTAAGTCTCACTGTAGAAAAGAGAACTCTAGTGGATCATCTTACTCATTTTAGAGAGGAGTTTAGGTTCTCCCAGCAGCTTAGAGGGATGCTGATAAGGCACCCTGATATGTTCTATGTGTCGCTGAAAGGGGAGAGGGATTCGGTTTTCCTCAGGGATGCATATCGTGATTCTCATCTTGTTGAAAAGAATAAATTGCTGCTTATTAAAGAGAAGCTCCGTTCACTTGTCGCTGTTCCACGAGTCAGAGGGTCAGTGAGACCTGATACTCGTGAGAATCAAGAAAGTAACGAGGCAGAGGATGGAAGTGGCGTGGAAGATGAAGATTGGTCTGATATTGATGGTTTAATGAGTGGGGGTGACGATGAAgatggtgatgatgatgatgattggagtgatgatgaaggtgatgataTGCCACCAGATTTCGATGAAGGTGAAGAAACTTTGAAGCTTGAACCAAGAAAACAAGCTAAACAGTTATCTGGCTCCActaagaatgaagacaaggctCTTTCTCCCATGTTCCCTGATGGTCGTCCAAGAGAACGTTGGTAA
- the LOC141664047 gene encoding uncharacterized protein LOC141664047 isoform X2 has translation MLLSHHCKRESLLFDYEREEESKVVLKHEKTGHIVEAGLRRKIKILDDYVKQLVESDDEEDFAAIQKIEDMIIGEPNLVAGLKPLVFERLVEVLVDGNKETTTKGSTAFILGFANFDECSVGMKEKALKTLTRLARVSADYASYMIEMGALEGALAIHVDPINYPNLQIIQELAKFLALVVCQVKIPSHKVHLVVPILDKILQIRESEVRYMVRACYALLSIAVESWINEGEICKNLILFIGYWNNMAAYSALEVVAYIVESGNSSHIEILIKKHKFLQYLDWSEICRKPKTFQKEVCRIISKLAVKGGIFINDMDKARVRDYLSKLLEADDIKVRSEAACTICNVFYGDI, from the exons ATGTTGCTCAGCCATCATTGTAAAAGAGAAAGCCTGCTTTTCGATTACGAACGAGAAGAAGAATCGAAGGTGGTACTGAAACATGAAAAGACGGGGCATATTGTCGAGGCTGGTCTTCGAAGAAAG ATTAAAATTCTCGATGATTATGTTAAACAATTGGTGGAGTCCGACGACGAGGAGGACTTTGCTGCTATACAAAAGATAGAAGATATGATTATTGGAG AGCCAAACCTAGTTGCTGGTCTGAAACCTTTGGTTTTTGAGCGCCTTGTTGAAGTCCTGGTCGACGGTAATAAAGAAACCACAACCAAG GGATCGACTGCTTTCATCCTGGGATTTGCAAATTTTGATGAATGCAGCGTTGGTATGAAAGAGAAG GCATTGAAAACATTGACACGCTTGGCCCGTGTTTCCGCTGATTATGCAAGCTATATGATTGAAATGGGTGCTTTAGAAGGTGCACTTGCAATTCATGTGGATCCTATTAATTATCCTAATCTCCAGATCATCCAGGAACTGGCCAAGTTTCTGGCGCTAGTTGTTTGTCAAGTAAAAATTCCTTCTCATAAG GTACATTTAGTTGTACCCATTTTGGACAAGATCCTTCAAATTAGGGAGTCTGAAGTTCGATATATGGTGAGAGCATGCTATGCACTTCTATCAATTGCAGTTGAAAGTTGGATAAATGAAGGAGAAATCTGTAAAAATCTAATTTTATTTATCGG GTACTGGAATAATATGGCTGCCTATTCTGCACTTGAAGTAGTTGCATATATTGTGGAATCAGGAAATTCTTCCCATATTGAG ATCTTGATCAAAAAGCACAAGTTTCTACAATACCTCGACTGGAGTGAAATATGTCGTAAACCTAAAACTTTTCAGAAGGAAGTTTGTCGCATTATTTCGAAGTTAGCAGTTAAAGGCGGAATATTCATAAAC GATATGGACAAAGCCAGAGTGAGGGATTATCTCTCAAAACTCCTTGAAGCGGATGATATTAAAGTAAGGTCGGAGGCTGCATGCACAATTTGTAATGTCTTCTACGGTGATATATAG
- the LOC141664047 gene encoding uncharacterized protein LOC141664047 isoform X1, whose amino-acid sequence MLLSHHCKRESLLFDYEREEESKVVLKHEKTGHIVEAGLRRKIKILDDYVKQLVESDDEEDFAAIQKIEDMIIGEPNLVAGLKPLVFERLVEVLVDGNKETTTKGSTAFILGFANFDECSVGMKEKAIKVLVKLMSDDCDMISISALKTLTRLARVSADYASYMIEMGALEGALAIHVDPINYPNLQIIQELAKFLALVVCQVKIPSHKVHLVVPILDKILQIRESEVRYMVRACYALLSIAVESWINEGEICKNLILFIGYWNNMAAYSALEVVAYIVESGNSSHIEILIKKHKFLQYLDWSEICRKPKTFQKEVCRIISKLAVKGGIFINDMDKARVRDYLSKLLEADDIKVRSEAACTICNVFYGDI is encoded by the exons ATGTTGCTCAGCCATCATTGTAAAAGAGAAAGCCTGCTTTTCGATTACGAACGAGAAGAAGAATCGAAGGTGGTACTGAAACATGAAAAGACGGGGCATATTGTCGAGGCTGGTCTTCGAAGAAAG ATTAAAATTCTCGATGATTATGTTAAACAATTGGTGGAGTCCGACGACGAGGAGGACTTTGCTGCTATACAAAAGATAGAAGATATGATTATTGGAG AGCCAAACCTAGTTGCTGGTCTGAAACCTTTGGTTTTTGAGCGCCTTGTTGAAGTCCTGGTCGACGGTAATAAAGAAACCACAACCAAG GGATCGACTGCTTTCATCCTGGGATTTGCAAATTTTGATGAATGCAGCGTTGGTATGAAAGAGAAGGCAATTAAAGTTCTTGTGAAGCTCATGTCTGATGATTGTGATATGATATCCATTTCT GCATTGAAAACATTGACACGCTTGGCCCGTGTTTCCGCTGATTATGCAAGCTATATGATTGAAATGGGTGCTTTAGAAGGTGCACTTGCAATTCATGTGGATCCTATTAATTATCCTAATCTCCAGATCATCCAGGAACTGGCCAAGTTTCTGGCGCTAGTTGTTTGTCAAGTAAAAATTCCTTCTCATAAG GTACATTTAGTTGTACCCATTTTGGACAAGATCCTTCAAATTAGGGAGTCTGAAGTTCGATATATGGTGAGAGCATGCTATGCACTTCTATCAATTGCAGTTGAAAGTTGGATAAATGAAGGAGAAATCTGTAAAAATCTAATTTTATTTATCGG GTACTGGAATAATATGGCTGCCTATTCTGCACTTGAAGTAGTTGCATATATTGTGGAATCAGGAAATTCTTCCCATATTGAG ATCTTGATCAAAAAGCACAAGTTTCTACAATACCTCGACTGGAGTGAAATATGTCGTAAACCTAAAACTTTTCAGAAGGAAGTTTGTCGCATTATTTCGAAGTTAGCAGTTAAAGGCGGAATATTCATAAAC GATATGGACAAAGCCAGAGTGAGGGATTATCTCTCAAAACTCCTTGAAGCGGATGATATTAAAGTAAGGTCGGAGGCTGCATGCACAATTTGTAATGTCTTCTACGGTGATATATAG